In a single window of the Papaver somniferum cultivar HN1 chromosome 8, ASM357369v1, whole genome shotgun sequence genome:
- the LOC113303534 gene encoding ras and EF-hand domain-containing protein-like isoform X1 produces the protein MGSELILPSRENHFMVTSLLVSVSNQLGTIIADDLVYADLYGSVLDLKYRIQWRMGYPVPSQLHVMAPPGSIEMFDHQMLLDFLDYSHAPVLVIIGNLPPPQVQVLPLLLGPGAQPAVADASSSTGSNQPPGEPCGAEDNNVEENEKRKHPQLLYESKHFLRATGMNTHLGIDQTRTDNTESLAYLLMYFLRGRLRAGTKKRKYESIWMSPPPSCSPAAIAGPNAGPLAIASADKQTVVGKSCLLLRFSDDSFTTTFIATIGIDSKIRTVELEGKHIKLQIWDTAGQECFRTITTAYYRGAMGISLVYDVTDESSFNNIKNWIKNIEQHPSDDVNKVLVGNKADMDESKRAIPTSRGQALADECGIKFFEMSAKTIFNVKEVFLSIAKDVKQRLAESETKAEVRTIKIVKQDPASSSTAPARSACCS, from the exons ATGGGCAGCGAATTAATTCTCCCCTCTCGGGAGAACCATTTCATGGTGACTTCACTATTAGTCTCTGTGTCTAACCAACTGGGTACCATCATAGCAGATGATCTTGTGTACGCGGATCTCTATGGCAGCGTACTTGACCTCAAGTACCGGATACAATGGAGGATGGGTTACCCAGTCCCCAGTCAACTCCATGTTATGGCACCACCTGGGTCAATTGAGATGTTCGATCATCAGATGTTACTCGATTTCTTAGATTACTCCCATGCACCAGTGCTCGTGATTATCGGTAACTTGCCACCACCTCAAGTTCAGGTGTTACCGCTTCTTCTGGGTCCTGGTGCTCAACCAGCAGTAGCAGATGCCAGCAGCAGCACTGGGAGCAATCAACCACCAGGTGAACCATGTGGGGCTGAAGATAATAATGTAGag GAAAATGAGAAGAGGAAGCATCCACAATTGTTGTATGAGTCCAAACATTTTTTAAGAGCTACTGGAATGAACACCCATCTCGGAATTG ATCAAACTCGAACAGATAATACAGAATCACTCGCCTATCTGCTAATGTACTTCCTAAGAGGAAG ATTGAGAGCAGGAACAAAGAAAAGGAAGTATGAAAGTATCTGGATGAGCCCTCCCCCCTCTTGCTCACCT GCTGCTATTGCCGGTCCAAATGCAGGACCCCTTGCCATTGCAAGTGCTGACAAGCAGACAG TAGTTGGAAAGAGTTGCCTTCTTTTGCGTTTTTCTGATGATTCGTTTACCACAACTTTCATCGCTACAATAGG GATTGACTCCAAGATTAGGACTGTTGAGCTAGAGGGGAAACATATCAAATTGCAAATATGGGATACCGCTGGTCAAGAATGTTTCCGGACGATTACCACAG CTTACTACAGGGGAGCTATGGGTATATCGCTTGTATATGATGTGACCGATGAATCCTCTTTTAACA ACATTAAGAACTGGATCAAGAACATTGAGCAACATCCATCAGATGATGTTAACAAAGTATTGGTGGGCAACAAGGCTGATATGGATGAGAGTAAAAGG GCCATTCCGACGTCGCGAGGTCAGGCACTAGCTGATGAGTGTGGTATCAAGTTTTTCGAGATg AGTGCAAAAACAATCTTTAATGTAAAGGAGGTTTTCCTCTCCATTGCAAAGGATGTAAAGCAAAGACTTGCAGAAAGTGAAACTAAAGCTGAG GTACGTACTATCAAGATAGTCAAACAAGACCCTGCCAGCAGTTCTACTGCTCCTGCAAGATCAGCCTGCTGTAGTTAA
- the LOC113303534 gene encoding ras and EF-hand domain-containing protein-like isoform X2 codes for MGSELILPSRENHFMVTSLLVSVSNQLGTIIADDLVYADLYGSVLDLKYRIQWRMGYPVPSQLHVMAPPGSIEMFDHQMLLDFLDYSHAPVLVIIGNLPPPQVQVLPLLLGPGAQPAVADASSSTGSNQPPGEPCGAEDNNVEENEKRKHPQLLYESKHFLRATGMNTHLGIDQTRTDNTESLAYLLMYFLRGRLRAGTKKRKYESIWMSPPPSCSPAAIAGPNAGPLAIASADKQTVVGKSCLLLRFSDDSFTTTFIATIGIDSKIRTVELEGKHIKLQIWDTAGQECFRTITTAYYRGAMGISLVYDVTDESSFNNIKNWIKNIEQHPSDDVNKVLVGNKADMDESKRAIPTSRGQALADECGIKFFEMSAKTIFNVKEVFLSIAKDVKQRLAESETKAEVVLSR; via the exons ATGGGCAGCGAATTAATTCTCCCCTCTCGGGAGAACCATTTCATGGTGACTTCACTATTAGTCTCTGTGTCTAACCAACTGGGTACCATCATAGCAGATGATCTTGTGTACGCGGATCTCTATGGCAGCGTACTTGACCTCAAGTACCGGATACAATGGAGGATGGGTTACCCAGTCCCCAGTCAACTCCATGTTATGGCACCACCTGGGTCAATTGAGATGTTCGATCATCAGATGTTACTCGATTTCTTAGATTACTCCCATGCACCAGTGCTCGTGATTATCGGTAACTTGCCACCACCTCAAGTTCAGGTGTTACCGCTTCTTCTGGGTCCTGGTGCTCAACCAGCAGTAGCAGATGCCAGCAGCAGCACTGGGAGCAATCAACCACCAGGTGAACCATGTGGGGCTGAAGATAATAATGTAGag GAAAATGAGAAGAGGAAGCATCCACAATTGTTGTATGAGTCCAAACATTTTTTAAGAGCTACTGGAATGAACACCCATCTCGGAATTG ATCAAACTCGAACAGATAATACAGAATCACTCGCCTATCTGCTAATGTACTTCCTAAGAGGAAG ATTGAGAGCAGGAACAAAGAAAAGGAAGTATGAAAGTATCTGGATGAGCCCTCCCCCCTCTTGCTCACCT GCTGCTATTGCCGGTCCAAATGCAGGACCCCTTGCCATTGCAAGTGCTGACAAGCAGACAG TAGTTGGAAAGAGTTGCCTTCTTTTGCGTTTTTCTGATGATTCGTTTACCACAACTTTCATCGCTACAATAGG GATTGACTCCAAGATTAGGACTGTTGAGCTAGAGGGGAAACATATCAAATTGCAAATATGGGATACCGCTGGTCAAGAATGTTTCCGGACGATTACCACAG CTTACTACAGGGGAGCTATGGGTATATCGCTTGTATATGATGTGACCGATGAATCCTCTTTTAACA ACATTAAGAACTGGATCAAGAACATTGAGCAACATCCATCAGATGATGTTAACAAAGTATTGGTGGGCAACAAGGCTGATATGGATGAGAGTAAAAGG GCCATTCCGACGTCGCGAGGTCAGGCACTAGCTGATGAGTGTGGTATCAAGTTTTTCGAGATg AGTGCAAAAACAATCTTTAATGTAAAGGAGGTTTTCCTCTCCATTGCAAAGGATGTAAAGCAAAGACTTGCAGAAAGTGAAACTAAAGCTGAGGT CGTACTATCAAGATAG
- the LOC113303534 gene encoding ras-related protein RABE1d-like isoform X3, with product MPAAALGAINHQENEKRKHPQLLYESKHFLRATGMNTHLGIDQTRTDNTESLAYLLMYFLRGRLRAGTKKRKYESIWMSPPPSCSPAAIAGPNAGPLAIASADKQTVVGKSCLLLRFSDDSFTTTFIATIGIDSKIRTVELEGKHIKLQIWDTAGQECFRTITTAYYRGAMGISLVYDVTDESSFNNIKNWIKNIEQHPSDDVNKVLVGNKADMDESKRAIPTSRGQALADECGIKFFEMSAKTIFNVKEVFLSIAKDVKQRLAESETKAEVRTIKIVKQDPASSSTAPARSACCS from the exons ATGCCAGCAGCAGCACTGGGAGCAATCAACCACCAG GAAAATGAGAAGAGGAAGCATCCACAATTGTTGTATGAGTCCAAACATTTTTTAAGAGCTACTGGAATGAACACCCATCTCGGAATTG ATCAAACTCGAACAGATAATACAGAATCACTCGCCTATCTGCTAATGTACTTCCTAAGAGGAAG ATTGAGAGCAGGAACAAAGAAAAGGAAGTATGAAAGTATCTGGATGAGCCCTCCCCCCTCTTGCTCACCT GCTGCTATTGCCGGTCCAAATGCAGGACCCCTTGCCATTGCAAGTGCTGACAAGCAGACAG TAGTTGGAAAGAGTTGCCTTCTTTTGCGTTTTTCTGATGATTCGTTTACCACAACTTTCATCGCTACAATAGG GATTGACTCCAAGATTAGGACTGTTGAGCTAGAGGGGAAACATATCAAATTGCAAATATGGGATACCGCTGGTCAAGAATGTTTCCGGACGATTACCACAG CTTACTACAGGGGAGCTATGGGTATATCGCTTGTATATGATGTGACCGATGAATCCTCTTTTAACA ACATTAAGAACTGGATCAAGAACATTGAGCAACATCCATCAGATGATGTTAACAAAGTATTGGTGGGCAACAAGGCTGATATGGATGAGAGTAAAAGG GCCATTCCGACGTCGCGAGGTCAGGCACTAGCTGATGAGTGTGGTATCAAGTTTTTCGAGATg AGTGCAAAAACAATCTTTAATGTAAAGGAGGTTTTCCTCTCCATTGCAAAGGATGTAAAGCAAAGACTTGCAGAAAGTGAAACTAAAGCTGAG GTACGTACTATCAAGATAGTCAAACAAGACCCTGCCAGCAGTTCTACTGCTCCTGCAAGATCAGCCTGCTGTAGTTAA